One window from the genome of Kryptolebias marmoratus isolate JLee-2015 linkage group LG1, ASM164957v2, whole genome shotgun sequence encodes:
- the nudt12 gene encoding peroxisomal NADH pyrophosphatase NUDT12, producing the protein MTSFQMSAKEDMVEKFLDAAARGDLTQVSSLLSLVPSLINQTGYSGWTALMLAARNGHLHVAEKLVSLGCDKSSVNSSSQTALDIAKFWGHRHIAGLLSQSEGSCRRILPGGDLSLQENYFGRETLDRLSGRRTDEVWLETKQKDLATVYLLFSNLSPMVSTPQEDSEGGDIKLCRFRYEAVKDLLQKPSTVLIFLGMEKMKSSSSSSSQTEEPPVWFAISTDEDAAELLRRCRENTCLFPKTPNRDLLKLSEEEAGVVAQARSVLAWHSRYSFCSTCGSSTHLEEAGYKRSCLNPECRSQRGVHNTCYPRVDPVVIMLVIHPDGNQCLLGRKKVFPAGMFSCLAGFVEPGEAIEEAVRREVEEESGVKVGPVQYVSCQPWPMPSNLMIGCLAVAVTTDIKVDEKEIEEARWFPRQQVIDSLFRGASPAFFVPPRQTIAHQLIKHWVGMNSNL; encoded by the exons ATGACAAGTTTCCAGATGAGTGCGAAGGAGGACATGGTGGAGAAGTTTCTGGACGCTGCGGCGAGAGGAGACCTGACCCAGGTGTCCTCCCTTCTGTCCCTTGTCCCCTCGCTCATCAACCAGACGGGATACAGCGGCTGGACGGCGCTGATGCTCGCAGCTCGTAACGGCCACCTCCACGTGGCGGAGAAGCTGGTGTCTCTTGG ttGTGACAAGTCCTCCGTAAACAGTTCCTCACAAACCGCCCTCGATATCGCCAAGTTCTGGGGCCACCGACACATCGCCGGCCTGCTGAGCCAATCAGAGGGCAGCTGCCGGCGAATCCTGCCCGGCGGCGACCTCAGCCTGCAGGAAAACTACTTCGGCAGGGAGACGCTGGACAGGCTGAGTGGACGGAGGACGGACGAGGTTTGGTTAGAGACGAAACAGAAGGACCTGGCTACCGTCTACCTCCTGTTCTCCAACCTGAGCCCCATGGTCAGCACGCCGCAGGAGGACAGCGAAGGG GGTGACATCAAGCTGTGTCGGTTCAGATACGAGGCCGTTAAAGACCTCCTTCAGAAACCTTCGACTGTGCTCATCTTCCTTGGAATGGAGAAGATGAagagttcctcctcctcctcctcccagacGGAGGAGCCTCCGGTTTGGTTCGCCATCAGCACGGACGAAGATGCTGCTGAACTTCTGAGACGCTGCAGAGAAAACACCTGCCTGTTCCCGAAGACTCCGAACAGAGACCTGCTGAAGCTGAGCGAGGAAGAGGCGG GCGTGGTGGCGCAGGCTCGGTCCGTGCTGGCCTGGCACAGCCGCTACAGCTTCTGCTCTACGTGCGGCAGCAGCACCCACCTGGAGGAGGCCGGGTACAAGAGGAGCTGCCTGAACCCCGAGTGCAGGAGCCAGCGGGGGGTCCACAACACGTGCTATCCACGAGTCG ACCCGGTGGTCATCATGTTGGTGATCCACCCCGATGGAAACCAGTGTTTACTGGGAAGGAAGAAGGTCTTCCCTGCAGGGATGTTCTCCTGTTTAGCGGGATTCGTGGAGCCGG GGGAGGCCATCGAGGAGGCGGTgaggagggaggtggaggaggagagcggCGTGAAGGTCGGGCCGGTTCAGTACGTCTCCTGTCAGCCATGGCCAATGCCCTCCAACCTCATGATCGGCTGCCTCGCTGTCGCCGTAACCACCGACATCAAGGTGGATGAGAAGGAGATAGAAGAGGCGCGATGGTTCCCACGGCAACAg gTGATTGATTCGTTGTTCAGAGGAGCCAGCCCGGCTTTCTTCGTCCCCCCCAGACAGACCATTGCCCACCAGCTGATCAAACACTGGGTGGGCATGAActctaacctttga